The Chloroflexus aggregans DSM 9485 genome segment GACATCTAATTCATCTCGTCCGTGTTCCATTCGGAACTCTATACGGGTGCAGTATCATCCATCACGCCGCGCCGTTACGTTCGCTCCCCATGAAACTTATCACCCCGCACCACTTGCACATCGGTCATGTACGCGATCACGGCAAAGTGGGGAAAGTAGGTGTGAGCCAGATGTTGCAGAATCTGTTCAGCCACCTCAGGCTTCACGAGGGTTTCGATCCGCAAACTTTTGCCTTCCCACTCACTAGCGTGAACGCCGCGGGTGCCCTCGCCACGCACTTCACCGACGGTATAGCCGCGAGCACCGAGTTTGCGCAGGTCGTGCAAGATGCGCTCTTCCAGAATTGCTTCGGAGATGATAGTGACAAGTTTGACGGTAGTTAACTCCATAATTAATGATCCTTCCTCATGCCCCGCCAGTAATCCATGTCGCCAGTGTGTAATAGAGGGGGAGTCCGATGGCAAGATTAAACGGGAAGGTGATACCGAGCGCCGCAGTCAGATAGAAGCCGGGGTTGGCTTGCGGCAAAGCGATACGCACCGCTGCCGGCGCCGCAATGTACGACGCACTCGCCGCCAATACGCCGAGAATTGTACTACCACCAAGTGACAGCCCGGCCCAATGCCCAAACAAAACCCCGAGCAGGCCGTTGACGATCGGCATGATAATACCAAACCCAAGCAGAAACAGACCGGCACCTGGCAAATCGCGGAACCGCCGTGCGGCAACCATACCAAGCTCAAGCAGGAAAAAGGTCAAAGCGCCCTTGAAGAGATCGAGGAACAACGGTGCTACCTCTTTACCTCCACGTGGGCCGGTTAGCCAACCGATGATCATCCCACCGACCAGCAATAAGATACTTTTACTGGTGATAAGTTCATAAATCGCTTTTTGCCAATCACCACCCTGCTGACCACCGGCCACCTGCGCAATCAGCAACGCAATCACGATAGCCGGCACCTCGAGAATGGCAACCAAGGCCGGCATAAATCCCTCATAACGAATGCCAATAGCATCGAGAAACGTCTGCGATGCGGCAAACGTCACTGCCGACACCGAGCCATAATGTGCCGCCAGTGCAGCCGCGTCGGCGACACTAAGTTTGCCGATCCGCCGAGCAACAATGTACGCGATAATCGGAATAATGACGCCGAGCAGAAACGTCGCCAAAGCCGGCGCCCAAAAGACAGCGAGGCTGGTTTCGGCGAGGGCAATACCTCCTTTTAACCCGATTGCCAGTAACAAGTAGATCGAAAGCGTGGTATACAACTCATCAGGAAGTTTCAGGTCACTGCGTACAAGCGTCGCCACAATGCCTAATGCGAAGGCCAACACCATTGGTGAAAGTAGATTTATGCGCAATAACTCCAGCACTTCCATTTCAAATCCTTAATCTACAAAAGAAAAGCTTCACCGCACAACCGTTATCTTACCATTGCACGTAACATAGCTAGCAGTGATACAATAGGACCATCGTTCATTCTACTCATCCACCAAAGGAGCTGCATCCTATGGCCGCCACAACGTCGGCAAGTTCTGAGCGCCTGTCACTCGCGACTCGTCTCGCTTTTGGTGCAGGTGATCTCGGACCTGCGATTGCCACTATTGTGGCCTCGTTCTTCCAACTCTACTTTCTCACGACAATTGCCGGTTTACCACCCGGCCTTGCCGGTACAATCCTCCTGATCGTCAAAATCTGGGATGCCGTCAATGATCCTATTATCGGTTGGTTGACCGATAAGACCCAGACACGTTGGGGACGACGCCGACCGTGGTTACTGTTCGGCGCAGCTCCGTTTGGCCTACTCTTCTTTTTGCAATGGGTAGTACCACCATTTGATGTGACCGGGAAGTTCATCTATTATCTCATCATCGCCCTGCTGTTTGATACCGCCTTCACGGTGGTGAATGTGCCGTACACTGCGCTCACCCCCGAACTTACCCGCGATTATGACGAACGCACTGCCCTCAATTCATACCGCTTCGCCTTCAGCATCGGCGGAAGCCTCCTCGGCGGTATTTTGCACCAGATCATCGTCGGCCAGTTTGCCGATCAGCGAGTCGGTTATCTCGTATCGGGCGCAGTGGTTGGCGTCTTAATCGCCATCCCGTTTCTCTGGTGCTTTTTCGGAACGCGCGAACGGTACGAACCTGAACCGGGGGCTGCAGAGCTGAGCTTGCTCGATCAGATCCGCTATGTGTTCAAAAATCGTCCTTTTCTCTTTGTGGTTG includes the following:
- a CDS encoding P-II family nitrogen regulator; amino-acid sequence: MELTTVKLVTIISEAILEERILHDLRKLGARGYTVGEVRGEGTRGVHASEWEGKSLRIETLVKPEVAEQILQHLAHTYFPHFAVIAYMTDVQVVRGDKFHGERT
- a CDS encoding sodium-dependent bicarbonate transport family permease, with the protein product MEVLELLRINLLSPMVLAFALGIVATLVRSDLKLPDELYTTLSIYLLLAIGLKGGIALAETSLAVFWAPALATFLLGVIIPIIAYIVARRIGKLSVADAAALAAHYGSVSAVTFAASQTFLDAIGIRYEGFMPALVAILEVPAIVIALLIAQVAGGQQGGDWQKAIYELITSKSILLLVGGMIIGWLTGPRGGKEVAPLFLDLFKGALTFFLLELGMVAARRFRDLPGAGLFLLGFGIIMPIVNGLLGVLFGHWAGLSLGGSTILGVLAASASYIAAPAAVRIALPQANPGFYLTAALGITFPFNLAIGLPLYYTLATWITGGA
- a CDS encoding MFS transporter gives rise to the protein MAATTSASSERLSLATRLAFGAGDLGPAIATIVASFFQLYFLTTIAGLPPGLAGTILLIVKIWDAVNDPIIGWLTDKTQTRWGRRRPWLLFGAAPFGLLFFLQWVVPPFDVTGKFIYYLIIALLFDTAFTVVNVPYTALTPELTRDYDERTALNSYRFAFSIGGSLLGGILHQIIVGQFADQRVGYLVSGAVVGVLIAIPFLWCFFGTRERYEPEPGAAELSLLDQIRYVFKNRPFLFVVGIYMFSWLAVQVTSSVLTFFIVFWLGSVPQFPTTAFGLTFGSASDLIPIMLFAVQGSALVFLFVWSAVSRRVGKKAVYMIGSLIWIGVQAFLFFLQPEQISLAIVLGVIAGAGVATAYLIPWSMMPDVIELDELETGQRREGMFYGFMVLLQKMGLAIGLFLVGQALQFAGFNETLPPGQQPESALLAIRLLIGPMPTLILICGMILTAFYPITKASHVETLKRLEALRQR